One genomic segment of Mobula hypostoma chromosome 2, sMobHyp1.1, whole genome shotgun sequence includes these proteins:
- the LOC134338253 gene encoding gap junction Cx32.7 protein-like, which translates to MGDWTFLGRLLDKVQTHSTVVGKIWLTVLFIFRILLLGAAAERVWGDEQSGFICNTRQPGCENVCYDKAFPISHIRFWVLQIIFVSTPTLLYLGHVLHVIHLERKTCKLADESAGIFRKVKTSKYIINQGKVKIQGILLFTYILHVLCKILFEIGFIVGQWYLYGFSLGPRYTCNRDPCPHVVDCFISRPTEKTIFILFMLAVACLSLLLNIIEIVYLVFKQITISTQKRHLKHLHPRFVVESLDKTTFSADVAVPDSKLKLYGSEASSSQDPKSQNTINYGIEKCGNENKESIGKQSEQ; encoded by the coding sequence ATGGGAGACTGGACTTTCCTTGGAAGACTGCTGGACAAAGTTCAGACGCACTCTACAGTGGTCGGGAAAATCTGGCTCACTGTGTTATTTATCTTCAGGATCCTATTGCTTGGGGCTGCTGCTGAGAGAGTTTGGGGAGATGAACAGTCCGGCTTCATATGCAACACAAGACAGCCTGGTTGTGAAAATGTCTGCTATGACAAAGCTTTTCCCATTTCCCACATTCGCTTTTGGGTTCTTCAGATCATATTCGTTTCAACGCCGACCTTGTTATATCTTGGACACGTGTTACATGTTATCCACTTAGAGAGAAAAACATGCAAATTAGCTGACGAATCTGCAGGCATCTTCAGAAAAGTTAAGACATCAAAGTACATTATAAATCAAGGAAAAGTAAAAATACAAGGAATCCTACTGTTCACCTACATATTACATGTTTTGTGTAAAATATTGTTTGAAATCGGTTTCATTGTAGGTCAGTGGTATCTCTATGGATTCTCCTTGGGTCCCAGATACACGTGCAATAGAGATCCTTGTCCTCATGTGGTAGACTGTTTCATTTCACGTCCAACAGAGAAGACCATTTTCATCCTTTTCATGCTGGCTGTGGCTTGTCTGTCCCTGCTTCTAAATATAATTGAAATAGTTTACCTTGTTTTCAAGCAAATAACCATTTCAACACAAAAGAGGCATCTAAAACACCTCCATCCCCGGTTTGTTGTTGAATCTCTTGATAAAACAACGTTCTCTGCAGACGTAGCTGTACCCGATTCTAAACTGAAGCTTTATGGTTCCGAAGCAAGCAGTAGCCAGGATCCCAAGTCTCAGAATACCATTAATTATGGGATTGAAAAGTGTGGTAACGAAAATAAAGAGAGCATAGGAAAACAAAGTGAGCAATaa